A window of Maioricimonas rarisocia genomic DNA:
GTTTGAGTTCGGAGGTGTACCATTCCCGGTCGGCTGCGGCGGTCGGGATCGCGGCCCACGAAGCCGGCCATGCTCTGCAGCATGCAACGAACTACGCGCCGCTGGTCTTCCGTAATGCGGCGGTGCCGGCGGCGACGTTCGGTCCGCAGATTTCGATCGTGCTGTTGATCCTCGGAATGATGATGCAGAGCCCGCCGATGATCTGGCTGGGGATTCTGGCCTTCGGCGGAATCGTCGTCTTTCAGGTCATCAACCTGCCGGTCGAATTCGACGCCAGCAACCGGGCCAAGCAGTTGCTGGGGGAGATGGGGATCGTTGACGCCGAGGGAGCCTCTGCGGTCCGGTCGGTTCTGAATGCGGCCGCCTGGACGTATGTCGCCGGAACCTTGCAGTCGATTCTGACGCTGGCGTACTACATCTTCCGCTTTACGGGTGGTTCGCGGGACGATTGAGCCGACCTGCGGCTTCAAATGACATTGATCCGCTGGAAGGTGGTGCCGGGCAGCGACTACACTCGCGGCGCTGTTCACCACTTTCTGTTTCCGCCGAGCCAGTTTGCGCCCGATGAAGTACGCCCTGATCATCCCGGATGGATGTGCCGACGAACCGCAGCAGAGTCTGGGAGGGAAGACTCCCCTCCAGGCTGCGCAGGTTCCCCACATGGACGAGATCGCCCGGGCGGGGACAGTGGGGCAGACGGACAACGTGCCCGAGTCGATGCCCTCCGGGAGCGACGTCGGGACGATGAGCCTGTTCGGCTACGATCCTCTGGTGTACCACACCGGCCGGGCCCCGCTGGAAGCCGCCGCTCAGGGGATCGAACTGGGGCCGGACGACTGGGCAATCCGCTGCAACCTCGTCACCGTCGAAGACGGCAAGATGGCGAGCTTCACCGCTGAGCAGATCTCCAGCGAGCTGGGGGCCGAACTGATCGAACTGATGCAGCGGGCCTGCTGCGGCAGCGAGAACTGGAAGTTCTATCCGGGGGTGAGCTACCGCAACCTGCTGGTTTATCGGTCCCGCGACGGCAAGGCGCCGTTCGCCGACGACACGTTCACGGTTCCGCCGCACGACATCACGGACCAGCCGATCGCCGAGCATCTGCCGATGGGCTCGGGGGCCTGTGACCTGCGAAACCTGATGGAGAAGAGCGTCGAGCTGTTCGCGGAATGCGAAGCGAACCAGGCCCGCCTCGAGAAGGGGGAAAAGCCGGCGACGCAGGTCTGGCTGTGGGGACAGGGAAAGGCCCCGGCCCTGAAGCCGTTTGTCGAGCGGTACGGCGTCGAGAGTGCGGTCATCACCGCCGTCGACCTGCTCCGCGGCATCGGACAGCTGCTCGGATGGGAGGTGGTCGAAGTTCCGGGAGCGACTGGCTACATCGATACCGACTACGCCGCCAAGGGGCAGTACGCGATCGAGACCCTCAAGCGAAAGGACTTCGTCGTCGTCCACGTCGAAGCGACCGACGAAGCCTCACACGAGGGAGACGCGGACGCCAAGGTCGAAGCGCTGCAGCGGATCGACGCCGACATCGTGGCGCCGGTTCACGAGTATCTGCGCAACCAGGGGGACTACCGCATTCTGGTCTGCCCGGACCATCCCACCTTCCTGCGGACGAAGACGCACAGCCACGGGTTCGTTCCCTTTGCCATGTGCGGAACCGGCATCGAGGCCGGCTCCGCAGAAAGCTACGACGAGGTGGCTGCGGCCGCGTCGGGGAACGTGCTTAACGAAGGGCACCGTCTGATGGAACGGCTGTTCGGCCGCTGCAACGACTGAACGCCGTCCCATGCGGACATCGGCTCAGTAGCGGGCCAGGTCGCCGGCGTCCGACTTCAGGTTGAGTGCACCGACGAACTGCTGGGCCTGCGAGACCATCATCCGCAATTCGCTTCCCAGAGCGATAAACTGCCAGCCTTCCTCGATCCGCTGGCGGACCGCCTCGACCGTCTGCACGTGCAGTCCGACCGGGGTGCCGCACTTTTTGCCGGCGGCGAGAACGCGCTGCAGCATCGCTTCGAGTTCGGCGGGAGAGGGATCGGTGCCGTCGGCGGAACGCATCTGGGCGGTCAGGTCGTTGGGACCGACGAAGATCGCGTCCACGCCGGGAAGGCTGTAGATCTCTTCGGCGTTGTCGACCCCTTCGGGCGACTCGGTCTGCAGGACGACGAGGATTTCGTCGTTGGCTCGTTTGTAGTATTCGCCGGCCGAAGCGCCGAAGTTGAGTGCGTGCAGCGCTCCACCGAGCGAACGGTTGCCGGTCGGCGGGTACTTGGCGGCTGCGATGGCGATCTTCGCTTCTTCGACGGTGTTGACCATCGGGACGACGATGCCGTGGGCTCCGGCGTCGAGGACCCGCTTGATGTGGTCGTGATCGCCGCGGGGGACGCGGGCCAGAGCGATGCAGCCGGC
This region includes:
- a CDS encoding HpcH/HpaI aldolase family protein, translating into MRTNPVKSALKEGKPQVGTWLSLGSLSATRMMARTGFPWLTVDLEHSPIDWSEAAALFGAIADAGCIALARVPRGDHDHIKRVLDAGAHGIVVPMVNTVEEAKIAIAAAKYPPTGNRSLGGALHALNFGASAGEYYKRANDEILVVLQTESPEGVDNAEEIYSLPGVDAIFVGPNDLTAQMRSADGTDPSPAELEAMLQRVLAAGKKCGTPVGLHVQTVEAVRQRIEEGWQFIALGSELRMMVSQAQQFVGALNLKSDAGDLARY
- a CDS encoding zinc metallopeptidase, which encodes MFIGWDPMYWLFIAPAGLLMLWAQMRVRSTYAQAMEVPAPLSGAAAAQHILDASGLPDVHVEETQGFLSDHYDPSARVLRLSSEVYHSRSAAAVGIAAHEAGHALQHATNYAPLVFRNAAVPAATFGPQISIVLLILGMMMQSPPMIWLGILAFGGIVVFQVINLPVEFDASNRAKQLLGEMGIVDAEGASAVRSVLNAAAWTYVAGTLQSILTLAYYIFRFTGGSRDD
- a CDS encoding cofactor-independent phosphoglycerate mutase, producing MKYALIIPDGCADEPQQSLGGKTPLQAAQVPHMDEIARAGTVGQTDNVPESMPSGSDVGTMSLFGYDPLVYHTGRAPLEAAAQGIELGPDDWAIRCNLVTVEDGKMASFTAEQISSELGAELIELMQRACCGSENWKFYPGVSYRNLLVYRSRDGKAPFADDTFTVPPHDITDQPIAEHLPMGSGACDLRNLMEKSVELFAECEANQARLEKGEKPATQVWLWGQGKAPALKPFVERYGVESAVITAVDLLRGIGQLLGWEVVEVPGATGYIDTDYAAKGQYAIETLKRKDFVVVHVEATDEASHEGDADAKVEALQRIDADIVAPVHEYLRNQGDYRILVCPDHPTFLRTKTHSHGFVPFAMCGTGIEAGSAESYDEVAAAASGNVLNEGHRLMERLFGRCND